One segment of Rosa chinensis cultivar Old Blush chromosome 6, RchiOBHm-V2, whole genome shotgun sequence DNA contains the following:
- the LOC112172868 gene encoding anthocyanidin 3-O-glucosyltransferase 7, with the protein MAVVNSSQKAGHVLVLAFPFGNHANPLLTLVCKLASAAPDVLFSFFNTEKSNASLFSKPKSEAIPDNIKPYNVPDALPKDYVMSGNPLEAVDIFLKPAPEMFKAGIDKAVAERSERRVSSLITDGFLVFGGEIAESLGIPWFPVWLPLAYTLSAHIYTDFIRQICAEEAIANGGNEDWRQHKRLEVIPGLSAMLIADVPDEVLPSESVFVNTLSKLGHVLLQPAAIVMNSYEELSSTPLNNDLKSKFRKVLNVGFLSLSLPLQPLPASNSDASGCLTWLDEQEASSSVAYISFGTVAAPPPHELIALAEALEESGMPFLWSLRDNMKQLLPDGFVERTNKQGKIVAWAPQAQVLGHASIGLFVTHCGCNSVYESIANGVPMICRPFFGDHRMTGRLIEEVWGIGVSIEGGVFTRSGVLKSFELILSNEEGKKMRGSARMLRDVLAEAAGPSGSAVEDFRTLVDLIISST; encoded by the coding sequence ATGGCAGTAGTCAACAGCTCGCAGAAAGCAGGGCATGTCTTGGTCCTCGCATTTCCATTTGGAAACCATGCAAATCCATTGCTGACCTTGGTGTGCAAGCTGGCCAGCGCTGCCCCGGACGTGTtgttttccttcttcaacaCAGAGAAATCGAACGCTTCCCTTTTCTCGAAGCCAAAATCAGAGGCCATTCCAGACAACATAAAACCATATAATGTCCCGGACGCTCTGCCCAAAGATTATGTCATGTCAGGAAATCCACTGGAGGCCGTGGACATATTCCTCAAGCCGGCACCCGAAATGTTCAAAGCAGGTATAGACAAGGCCGTGGCGGAGAGAAGCGAGAGGCGGGTcagttccctgatcacagatGGATTCCTGGTCTTTGGTGGAGAGATTGCTGAGAGTTTGGGCATTCCATGGTTTCCTGTTTGGTTGCCCTTGGCCTACACCCTATCCGctcatatatatacagattttattCGCCAGATCTGTGCCGAAGAAGCCATTGCAAACGGTGGTAATGAAGATTGGCGTCAGCACAAAAGGCTGGAAGTCATTCCAGGATTGTCTGCCATGCTCATTGCAGACGTGCCCGATGAAGTACTTCCTAGCGAGTCGGTATTTGTCAACACACTGAGTAAACTCGGACATGTGCTTCTGCAGCCGGCAGCCATTGTCATGAACTCGTACGAAGAACTAAGTTCCACACCTCTCAACAATGATCTGAAATCCAAATTTCGGAAGGTGCTTAATGTAGGGTTTCTCTCCCTCTCATTACCACTGCAGCCGCTTCCAGCTTCAAACTCCGATGCCAGCGGCTGTCTTACGTGGTTGGATGAGCAAGAAGCATCATCGTCTGTGGCGTATATTAGTTTCGGAACAGTGGCAGCCCCACCTCCGCACGAGTTGATTGCTTTGGCTGAGGCATTGGAAGAGAGTGGAATGCCATTTCTTTGGTCTCTTCGTGACAACATGAAGCAGCTATTGCCGGATGGATTCGTCGAAAGGACTAACAAGCAGGGTAAAATAGTGGCATGGGCACCTCAAGCTCAAGTTCTGGGACATGCTTCGATCGGGTTGTTTGTAACACACTGCGGGTGCAATTCGGTATATGAAAGTATTGCAAATGGTGTGCCGATGATCTGCAGGCCGTTTTTCGGAGATCACCGAATGACGGGGAGGTTGATAGAGGAAGTATGGGGTATTGGAGTGAGCATTGAGGGTGGAGTATTTACGAGAAGTGGAGTGCTCAAGAGCTTTGAGCTCATTTTGTCAAATGAAGAggggaagaagatgagaggTTCAGCACGAATGCTCAGAGATGTTCTAGCAGAGGCTGCTGGCCCTTCCGGAAGTGCTGTGGAAGATTTTAGGACTTTGGTAGATTTGATTATTTCTTCGACTTAA
- the LOC112168760 gene encoding tRNA (adenine(58)-N(1))-methyltransferase non-catalytic subunit trm6 — MSENKLHGDAVENPRLTWDGCSVLLDINDGDRLVFSRLSAGAKLKIGNKNCSLQPLIGCPFGSFFRVENGAQGPYLSRYTPSNEGNSIQEQGDCQSKDELRDNRALVDNNKAQSLTGDAINEMRRQGASGDEIVEALIANSATFEKKTLFSQEKYRLKKQKKYAPIVLLRRPFTRSICEAYLKKYPVRIGFLRMDTLCLLLSMANVSANSDVLVVDMVGGLLTGAVAERLGGTGYVCNTYPGGSPYPMDIARIFNFGEEICKRIVRSPLADLFSVQTEKSKVSSHNGDSCSMEIESNEQISSTAGTEEVSLASENMMSDLIPETTYSVERKSSKSAKLGEKAPHEIFSLWKENGFTSLIIAAPELDTWSLVKKILPLLSNSAPFAIYHQYLQPLATCMNNLQVGKMAVGLQISEPWLREYQVLPSRTHPCMQMNGFGGYILSGTKICTNN; from the exons ATGTCTGAAAATAAGCTCCACGGCGATGCTGTGGAAAACCCTAGACTCACCTGGGACGGTTGCAGCGTCTTGCTTGACATCAACGACGGCGACCGTTTGGTTTTCTCGCGCCTCTCCGCCGGAGC aaaattgaaaattgggaaTAAGAATTgctccctgcagcccttgaTTGGCTGCCCCTTCGGTTCCTTTTTTCGAGTCGAAAACGGAGCACAAGGGCCTTATTTGTCAAGATATACTCCctccaatgaag GCAATAGTATTCAAGAACAAGGGGATTGCCAATCGAAAGACGAGTTAAGAGATAATCGAGCATTGGTTGATAATAATAAAGCGCAAAGCCTAACGGGGGATGCCATCAATGAGATGCGACG ACAGGGCGCAAGTGGTGATGAAATAGTTGAAGCTCTCATTGCCAACAGTGCGACGTTTGAGAAAAAGACACTGTTCTCACAG GAGAAATATAGGCTTAAGAAGCAAAAAAAGTATGCTCCCATTGTACTTCTCAGGCGGCCTTTCACTAGAAG TATATGTGAGGCGTACTTGAAGAAATATCCGGTTAGAATTGG ATTCTTGCGGATGGATACGTTATGTCTGCTGCTTTCCATGGCTAATGTTTCTGCTAATTCCGATGTCCTTGTAGTCGACATGGTTGGAGGGCTTCTTACTGGTGCTGTGGCAGAGCGTTTAGGAG GTACAGGTTATGTCTGCAATACATATCCTGGTGGCTCACCTTATCCTATGGATATAGCGAGGATATTCAACTTTGGAGAAGAAATTTGCAAGAG GATTGTGAGGTCTCCTCTGGCTGACCTTTTCTCCGTCCAGACTGAAAAGTCAAAAGTCTCGAGTCACAATGGGGACTCTTGTAGCATGGAAATTGAATCAAAT GAACAAATATCTTCAACGGCTGGCACGGAAGAAGTTTCTCTTGCGTCTGAGAATATGATGTCAGATCTTATTCCTGAAACTACCTATTCTGTAGAAAGAAAATCGAGCAAATCTGCAAAACTAGGAGAAAAAGCACCACATGAAATCTTCAGCTTGTGGAAAGAGAATGGCTTCACTAG TTTAATAATAGCAGCACCAGAGCTGGATACGTGGAGTCTAGTTAAAAAGATATTGCCACTTCTGTCAAATTCTGCTCCTTTTGCTATTTATCACCAGTATCTTCAG CCGCTCGCAACATGCATGAACAATCTACAAGTGGGGAAAATGGCAGTTGGCTTGCAAATTTCAGAACCTTGGTTACGTGAATATCAG GTACTTCCATCAAGAACCCATCCATGTATGCAGATGAATGGATTTGGTGGGTACATTCTCAGCGGGACCAAGATATGTACCAACAACTGA
- the LOC112173305 gene encoding transcription factor E2FC isoform X1 — protein sequence MEDPSRLPRPTQFQYHRLHSHSLQAPTPSSLPSNPRRVRHFTPPPDDEDSKPLSLSDKPLSSRADAYAAFSKLELGRIKEEADDCEAQTSAQATAADQKKVLNDPVSTIPKSWRGVQKISKPKVAKPIKSETVNAESQQNGVTPVTTCRFDSSLGLLTKKFVRLLQDTKDRTLDLNKAAKVLEVQKRRIYDITNVLEGVNLLVKVSKNHVRWKGHDGPGELDDQVFKLKEEVGSLCAEECRLNDAIRERRELIRTVKEDRNNKKYLFLTEGDILSLPCFQNQTLIAIKAPHASTIEVLDPDEDIDFPQGQYRMMVRSATGQIDCYLLSNYQGQQEGITVKQGDSTGSSPCNNTGYCIMEDGGMSPEFHSLPGAEASSGMQKIVLSHLDANDDYWFRSEPEVSLTDLWATS from the exons ATGGAGGATCCGAGTCGCCTACCTCGCCCGACTCAATTCCAGTACCATCGTCTACATTCTCACTCGCTCCAGGCTCCGACCCCATCATCTCTGCCGTCGAATCCACGCCGTGTTCGCCACTTCACTCCGCCGCCGGACGATGAAGATTCCAAACCTTTAAGCCTCTCCGATAAGCCTCTCAGTTCACGCGCCGACGCCTACGCCGCTTTTTCTAAGCTTGAG TTGGGGAGGATTAAAGAAGAAGCGGATGACTGTGAGGCTCAGACTAGTGCGCAGGCAACTGCTGCTGACCAAAAGAAAGTACTTAATGATCCTGTATCCACTATACCAAAGTCCTGGAGAGGTGTACAGAAGATCAGTAAACCAAAGGTtgctaagcctatcaaatctGAGACTGTAAATGCGGAGtctcaacaaaatggtgtgaCTCCAGTTACTACTTGCCGTTTTGACAGTTCTTTAG GCTTGTTAACTAAGAAATTCGTCAGATTACTTCAGGATACCAAGGATAGAACTCTTGATTTAAACAAAGCAGCAAAGGTGTTGGAG GTTCAAAAGAGGAGGATATATGACATTACAAACGTTCTTGAAGGAGTAAATTTGTTAGTAAAAGTTTCAAAGAACCACGTCCGCTGGAA GGGACATGATGGGCCAGGGGAACTGGATGATCAAGTTTTTAAATTAAAG GAGGAGGTTGGATCTTTATGTGCTGAAGAATGCAGGCTTAATGACGCTATAAG GGAAAGACGAGAGCTTATAAGGACTGTGAAGGAAGATAGGAACAATAAAAA GTACCTCTTTTTGACGGAGGGAGATATCTTGAGCCTTCCCTGCTTCCAG AATCAAACTCTCATTGCAATAAAAGCTCCTCATGCTAGTACTATTGAAGTTCTTGATCCTGATGAG GATATTGATTTTCCCCAAGGACAGTACAGAATGATGGTCAGAAGCGCCACAGGACAGATAGATTGTTACCTCTTAAG taattaccaAGGCCAACAAGAAGGCATTACCGTTAAGCAAGGAGACTCAACAGGTTCATCTCCTTGCAATAACACTGGCTATTGCATAATGGAAGATGGAGGGATGTCACCAGAATTTCATAGCTTACCAGGCGCAGAGGCATCTTCTGGGATGCAGAAGATTGTTCTTTCGCACTTGGAT GCCAACGATGACTATTGGTTTAGATCAGAACCTGAAGTCAGCCTTACAGATCTCTGGG CAACTAGTTAA
- the LOC112173305 gene encoding transcription factor E2FC isoform X2, whose amino-acid sequence MLGRIKEEADDCEAQTSAQATAADQKKVLNDPVSTIPKSWRGVQKISKPKVAKPIKSETVNAESQQNGVTPVTTCRFDSSLGLLTKKFVRLLQDTKDRTLDLNKAAKVLEVQKRRIYDITNVLEGVNLLVKVSKNHVRWKGHDGPGELDDQVFKLKEEVGSLCAEECRLNDAIRERRELIRTVKEDRNNKKYLFLTEGDILSLPCFQNQTLIAIKAPHASTIEVLDPDEDIDFPQGQYRMMVRSATGQIDCYLLSNYQGQQEGITVKQGDSTGSSPCNNTGYCIMEDGGMSPEFHSLPGAEASSGMQKIVLSHLDANDDYWFRSEPEVSLTDLWATS is encoded by the exons ATG TTGGGGAGGATTAAAGAAGAAGCGGATGACTGTGAGGCTCAGACTAGTGCGCAGGCAACTGCTGCTGACCAAAAGAAAGTACTTAATGATCCTGTATCCACTATACCAAAGTCCTGGAGAGGTGTACAGAAGATCAGTAAACCAAAGGTtgctaagcctatcaaatctGAGACTGTAAATGCGGAGtctcaacaaaatggtgtgaCTCCAGTTACTACTTGCCGTTTTGACAGTTCTTTAG GCTTGTTAACTAAGAAATTCGTCAGATTACTTCAGGATACCAAGGATAGAACTCTTGATTTAAACAAAGCAGCAAAGGTGTTGGAG GTTCAAAAGAGGAGGATATATGACATTACAAACGTTCTTGAAGGAGTAAATTTGTTAGTAAAAGTTTCAAAGAACCACGTCCGCTGGAA GGGACATGATGGGCCAGGGGAACTGGATGATCAAGTTTTTAAATTAAAG GAGGAGGTTGGATCTTTATGTGCTGAAGAATGCAGGCTTAATGACGCTATAAG GGAAAGACGAGAGCTTATAAGGACTGTGAAGGAAGATAGGAACAATAAAAA GTACCTCTTTTTGACGGAGGGAGATATCTTGAGCCTTCCCTGCTTCCAG AATCAAACTCTCATTGCAATAAAAGCTCCTCATGCTAGTACTATTGAAGTTCTTGATCCTGATGAG GATATTGATTTTCCCCAAGGACAGTACAGAATGATGGTCAGAAGCGCCACAGGACAGATAGATTGTTACCTCTTAAG taattaccaAGGCCAACAAGAAGGCATTACCGTTAAGCAAGGAGACTCAACAGGTTCATCTCCTTGCAATAACACTGGCTATTGCATAATGGAAGATGGAGGGATGTCACCAGAATTTCATAGCTTACCAGGCGCAGAGGCATCTTCTGGGATGCAGAAGATTGTTCTTTCGCACTTGGAT GCCAACGATGACTATTGGTTTAGATCAGAACCTGAAGTCAGCCTTACAGATCTCTGGG CAACTAGTTAA